Below is a window of Vicugna pacos chromosome 20, VicPac4, whole genome shotgun sequence DNA.
aggtgctgcagattttgactttccaagtttaaatactccatgaaaaaaatccctcagcagccgcctaaatcaattcgcatctcacctcctcaaaacaaataaaactaataagggctcatttgtcaccaaatataaggaagaccaaacatgtttctcaaagcaAGGATTCTActaggtatcaaacaccagtagGTGACatgcaaacaaagcaaaaactctaaaaaatcacaaaataaaaacatgactGAGATAATACATGAATCAATGCAACcattaagtttttgctttttaaagcaatggAGGCAGCAAGGAGAGCAATCtcgctatttccaatgcagggtgtgcacagacCACATATTCAGACCCAATAACATGCTCACAGGGAGGTCCGAGAGAAAAtggaacaaagagaaagaaaaagaggaacaagcaaaaattagaaacccacagtgctcctagcatcagtggctgtggctactctattggacagcaactccaggggtcccaccatggtcctggctgaaaagggagagtaagtgtccacactaaccctaaaaggatctctctgaaacaaaggcggattcacttttaaacgtctgaaaactgGTGGGCTGCACCTCCGTCctcccttggctacaagacagccctcctccttgccaatccctttctggatgtagggaagcaacccGGCACAGTCAGGGCAGCTGGGCCTCCAGGTAGGCTTatctgctgtctgtgtccagtcccaccaagtcctccttctcaaatgggatgcaggggagggggatcttgtccctaGAATTGTCGGGGGCCCCATCCAGACTCTTGGACacgagcaagatgaagagtgacttgATGATGTCCTAGACCCTCTTCTCCACCACTCTGCAGTCCTTGTAAGTTGAAGGCCACATCAGTGGATGGCTGCTTGACCACCTCCCCATGCAgcccaaagacaaagagctgagggtcgtagagcgtggtgccatacacttctgcacgtggagcttctagaaggtcttggccaagaggcagttggtaatggtgacaaggcccacgaccttgcggtgggtctggaagtcgctCCACCCATTCTTGGGCCcgtagtggtgcctgtagtggatacagaatgcccactgggagctgcacgggctgatctggctcaccaaggagattcgcttatagatgcaaaagaaattctcctctgagatgatcccctcGGCTTGGACCACCACGGGGAGATTATGGttgtcctcagcacactgcacatagtagggatgctcatgtttcaggccctgccgagaggggagaggagactgaggtacacactctgctgtgggctgcaggcccTTCTGGGATGCAGTGACCTGCTGTGTAGCAGCTGTAAGGCAGGGAAGCTCAAGCAAAGccaggggtacagtttgtcctcagcgtctgcacaagGTTACcatagctcggatcacattacccaccttttggtctaggcttcctgcccctgcagaaaagggtcatttcttgttttcagtttccaacacctagccaggccctgatgcaaagtcaatgctcaaaaatgctgaatacagcaatgaacaaaggaactgctttccccaCTCCCCTTcagcagaagataaagaaaagaaccatagtgggatcaaaagatctggatttcaaaTCCAATTTACtggaactcctaagctgcagaataatggataagaaaactttcCTTGGTGAGGAGGGTGAAGTTCTGCggcagagctcatgcttagcatgtatgaggtcctgggttcaatctccagtacctccattaaaaaaaatttaaacaaataaattaacctaattaccccacatcaaatattaatttttaattcaaaattcaaaaaaaagaccttgcaattgacacaacattgtaaacttgactatacttcaattagaaaaaaaatccttgccttacaagaatatatctggattatggaactttgcaaatgtaaaatgcctagggtacaaTCTGCATAAAAAGTGGGGGACTGTAAACATttactatccctcctttatgagctatatttcctttgcggggggttataacctctcagagctaaatttctcagattaaaaaaagaaaacattacctgattctcagtactgttGAATAATTAGATAACCCTATGatagcatctgacccacagaggttactcaataaatgtttgttgaatgaatgaataaacatgcAAGTGAATTCTGCCCCTGCCGCAGATCATCacaatggtactgcctggaaatccttAGCCCACGTGCCACCCGACCctacactaaccatgtgggtgacctgggaaggcctgtgtgcttctctaaaccCCAGTTTACTCACGAATAGAAATGGGAgtaataacacaaacctcaaagggTTAGTGCGTCAATAACAAATTGTACTACAATTTTGCAAGATGGAATCATGAAAGAAAATTCGGcagagtccataggctctctccatattaacTCGTACAACTGCATGGGAATCTACtttatatctcaaaataaaaagtccaattttattaaagaggttattgaggttaaatgagctcactgtcttaaataaggaacacacagtacaaatagaacaatgcccagcccataagatacactcagtaaatgttcCCAGTGagcccactggtccctccaactccagagcacaaggatgggtcttcatggccagaggccactgcacctgaagctaacaaagctaatggtccccacatCCAAGAGGCCCTGCCTCcaccctaggtctaattttgtatttgtaacttttttcttaTACTTAAATAGgaacccccaattgcatagccttcaggtcaccaaaatctGACCATGGAAATCATGACAGCAGCCCTCCCcagtgaaacaataaaattaaaaccatATACACAAGAAGTCTCTGTAATTTTAATGGCAGGAatttcatcctggactgagagaaagaggactggggaggaggaggaaactggGACCCCCAGACCCAGGGGCCACCTGTCCCATGATGGAACTTAGTCTCAACCCACACACTCCAGGAAATTCAAATTACAcatagacagagtgctatggacaagatttttttttttaaagaaacacctGATTCTCTAACAGGTCAGGTTTCTactgagacacaaatggcttatgtttATATTGTTTcacaaaaacctaaaataatatCACTCCAAATTGACACATGAAGAAACGGAGGAaaagagaggtttatcacattgtgcaagattagagagaggccacgtcagaggctgtatttaaatccaagcctcTGCTCCAgttctcacactagaaagtgtgacatactgcccccctcctgccccttccctgcaataaatc
It encodes the following:
- the LOC140687546 gene encoding trafficking protein particle complex subunit 9-like; this translates as MVRKSDSHCWSDRVDLVLATSVLHHLQGLKHEHPYYVQCAEDNHNLPVVVQAEGIISEENFFCIYKRISLVSQISPCSSQWAFCIHYRHHYGPKNGWSDFQTHRKVVGLVTITNCLLAKTF